One Neovison vison isolate M4711 chromosome 2, ASM_NN_V1, whole genome shotgun sequence genomic window carries:
- the LOC122899310 gene encoding olfactory receptor 6B1-like, with protein sequence MSTGDNHSEVTEFVLVGFPGSLGVHVCLLLLFALAYALTVTENVVIVAVIRVSPPLHKPMYVFLSNLSFLEVWYVSVTVPKMLLSLAAPRFRRISFAGCMAQLYFFLALACTECALLGVMAYDRYVAICRPLHYPTVMSPSLCRVLAAGSWLSGFAISLGKVFFISRLGYCGPNVMNHFFCDVSPLLNLACSDMSAAELVDFLLALLILLGPLLLTVFSYAAILGTVLRIPSADGRRKAFSTCASHLAVVVIFYSASLFIYARPRALYAFDLNKLVSVVYTVLTPLLNPIIYCLRNREVKEALSKVAHRAAQALGVPS encoded by the coding sequence ATGTCCACCGGGGACAACCACTCCGAGGTGACAGAGTTCGTCCTCGTGGGCTTCCCGGGCTCGCTGGGCGTCCACGTGTGCCTGCTGCTGCTGTTCGCGCTGGCCTACGCGCTGACGGTCACGGAGAACGTCGTCATCGTGGCCGTGATCCGCGTCAGCCCCCCGCTGCACAAGCCCATGTACGTCTTCCTCAGCAACCTGTCCTTCCTGGAGGTGTGGTACGTGTCCGTCACCGTGCCCAAGATGCTGCTCAGCCTGGCCGCGCCCCGCTTCCGCCGCATCTCCTTCGCGGGCTGCATGGCGCAGCTGTACTTCTTCCTGGCGCTGGCCTGCACCGAGTGCGCGCTGCTGGGCGTCATGGCCTACGACCGCTACGTGGCCATCTGCCGGCCCCTGCACTACCCCACGGTCATGAGCCCCAGCCTCTGCCGCGTGCTGGCCGCCGGCTCCTGGCTCTCCGGCTTCGCCATCTCCCTGGGGAAGGTCTTCTTCATCTCACGCCTGGGCTACTGCGGCCCCAACGTCATGAACCACTTCTTCTGCGACGTGTCCCCCCTGCTGAACCTGGCGTGCTCCGACATGTCGGCGGCCGAGCTGGTGGACTTCCTCCTGGCGCTGCTCATCCTGCTGGGGCCGCTGCTGCTCACCGTGTTCTCGTACGCCGCCATCCTGGGCACCGTGCTGCGCATCCCGTCCGCCGACGGCCGGCGCAAGGCCTTCTCCACCTGCGCCTCGCACCTGGCCGTGGTGGTCATCTTCTACTCCGCCTCCCTCTTCATCTACGCCCGGCCGCGCGCCCTCTACGCCTTCGACCTCAACAAGCTGGTGTCCGTGGTCTACACGGTGCTCACGCCGCTGCTCAACCCCATCATCTACTGTCTGCGGAACCGGGAGGTCAAGGAGGCCCTAAGCAAGGTGGCCCACAGGGcagcccaggccctgggggtCCCATCCTAG